A single genomic interval of Helianthus annuus cultivar XRQ/B chromosome 6, HanXRQr2.0-SUNRISE, whole genome shotgun sequence harbors:
- the LOC110932533 gene encoding uncharacterized mitochondrial protein AtMg00810-like: MTTSHDTLRQHLMTAFGGEIAMKDLGTLSYFLEIYVTRTGDHMFLPLHAYARDVIHHAAMVSCKLVATPIDTNSKLGDTTAPLFGDPTTYRSLVGALKYLTFTHPDISYVIQQIYMHMHSPTEANWNAQKRIIRYLRGTNEYGLHFPPAQTLSLLSYTDADWAGFPDTHRSTSGYCVYHGDNVLFWSSKRQPTVSRSSAEEEYRGLANVVVEICWLQNLLLELQRPLSHATLVYYDNVSAIYLSGNPVQHQLTKHIKLDIHFVREQV, from the coding sequence ATGACCACATCCCATGATACTCTACGACAACATCTCATGACTGCCTTCGGTGGAGAAATTGCAATGAAAGATTTGGGTACTTTGTCTTATTTTTTAGAGATTTATGTCACTCGTACTGGGGATCACATGTTCTTGCCTCTACATGCCTATGCTAGAGATGTTATTCATCATGCTGCCATGGTTTCTTGCAAACTAGTTGCCACCCCAATTGACACCAATTCTAAATTGGGTGACACCACTGCTCCTCTCTTTGGTGACCCAACTACTTACCGTAGTCTGGTGGGTGCTCTTAAGTACCTTACTTTCACCCATCCTGACATTTCCTATGTCATACAGCAAATCTACATGCATATGCACTCTCCTACTGAAGCTAACTGGAATGCACAAAAGCGAATCATCAGATATCTACGGGGCACCAACGAATATGGCCTTCACTTTCCTCCTGCTCAGACTTTGTCCTTACTATCCTACACTGATGCAGACTGGGCTGGTTTCCCGGACACTCATCGCTCGACTTCTGGCTACTGTGTTTATCATGGTGATAACGTTCTCTTTTGGTCTTCTAAACGTCAACCAACCGTATCTCGCTCCAGTGCAGAGGAAGAATACAGAGGGTTAGCAAACGTTGTTGTAGAAATATGTTGGCTTCAAAATCTTCTACTCGAACTGCAACGACCTCTTTCTCATGCAACCTTGGTGTATTATGACAATGTAAGTGCCATCTACCTGTCTGGTAATCCAGTGCAACACCAGCTCACCAAGCACATCAAGTTAGACATTCATTTTGTACGAGAGCAGGTATAA